In the Pontibacillus sp. HMF3514 genome, AGAACGCCTCCATCATCAGTACACGCAACTTAAAGAGGAAGGATTTAAATCATTTGTTATCATAGGAAAAACGTTAAATGAATGTCATACCATATACAACGAGCTAGAGCCTCATTTCTCACAAGACATTCAAGTGATAGATGACCACGAGGATATGGAAAAGGACAAAGCCGTTATTTTACCAGTTTATCTATCAAAAGGATTAGAATTTGATTGTGTATTTTTAGTGGGGCTTGATGATGGTTATAATCAAAATGAACTTGACATGAAGTTGCTATATGTCGCTATGACACGACCCCTACACCGATTATTCTTTTGGGGAGAGTCTCCTTCAACATTTTTGTTGAATTTAGTTGAACCAGAAACTGTAGAGTGAAAGATAAAGCTTTAGAATCTATAAAATAAGAAAAGTTGTAAGTGTGGATATATCATCCGTGCTTACAACTTTTTAGTGAAATCGTATGCCTTAAGAAGAAATAATTTAAGTGTCCCCCTTGAGACGGGTAAAGGTGATATTGTTGATGTACTACCAATGATATAAAAGTAGGTACGTATAGATATAGTATTGAACTACGGAGACAAGTCAGTAAAGAGAAGGCTTAAGCCCATCTCAATTTTATTCTTTAATATATAAAAATAACTTATCCATTTCCATGAATATGAATGATTACTAGTTTATATGAATAACTGATTTGGGAATAGTGTATATAATCCCAAGTATGCAAAAATATAATGAACCAAATACTGACTATTAAAGAGTAATATAGAGGAAAACCGTCAATTTCAATATGAAAGCGATTTATATAACTTCTAGCTATACTTATTATAAAAAATGACGAAATGCGACACATTATGCGTTTTGAGTTTAAGAGACATTTTTCTGTAAAATATTAATTGTTGTCAAGAAAGGACAACGACATTTTGGAGGCGATAGAAAAAGTCGTATTTCCTGTTAAACGTTTTTTAGCATGATCTATTAAAACATCCTCATATACCGATTCAACGTATTTTTTACTACAGAAGTTCCTCTCCATCACGTACCTCATAAACGTGATGATCAATTTGACATAATGAATCTTCGTAACTTAAATAATGTTTTCCTTTCCTTATAGTCTGTGTTCTACATATTGTCTTTCCTGATTAGAACCTGACGTGTGCATAAATTTGAGAATGTATGTGCTAAAAAGCTTTAACTAATACGTAAAAAATGTGAAACTATTCACAAATTAAAAGGGAGAGTATTTTATGAAAAAGCAAGTTGTATTACTAATATCAGCTTTAATGCTTGTTGTACTAGCTGCTTGTGGAAGCAGTGAAGATGCAAGCGGTGAAGGATCTGCGACAATCACATTTGGTGACGCTGGTTGGGATAGTATTCGCGTACACAACTTCATTGCAGGAACAATTATTAAAGAAGGCTACGGACATGAAATGGAAGTCACTTCAGGTTCTACACCTGCTACAACACAAGGTTTACGTGAGGGTGACATCGACATCATGATGGAGATGTGGACAGATAACATTATTGAAGTCTATAACGAAGCTATTGAAAAAGAGGAAATTATGGAGCTTTCCGTTAACTTCGATGATAATGCTCAAGGATTCTGGGTACCTACTTACGTTATTGAAGGTGACGAAGAACGTGGCATTGAACCAATGGCTCCAGATTTAAAAACAGTAAAAGACCTAGGAAAATATCCTGAGTTATTTGAAGACCCAGAAGATCCAGGAAAAGGTCGTGTTATTGGTGCGCCGTCAGGTTGGGCTGTTGATGAAATCTTAGCTACCAAGATGAAAACATATGGTATTGATGACAAGATAAATTATTTCCGTCCAGGTTCTGATGCTGCAATTGTTACATCTCTATCAGATGCTTATGAGTCAGGTGAACCATGGGTTGGTTATTACTGGTCTCCAACTTGGGTTACAGGAATGTATGATCTTACTCTACTTGATGAACCAGACTACGATAAAGAAACATTTGAGGAGAACCGTGGGACAGAAATTCCGCCAAACCGAGTAACTGTTGCTGTTAATAGTGGCATGAAAGATAAAGCACCAAAAGTACTTGAATTCTTACGTAACTATGAGACAAGCAGTGAACTTACAGCAGAAGCACTTACGTATATGAAAGAAAATGATGCATCTGAAGAAGAAGCAGCAAAATGGTGGTTAAAACAACATGAAGACCTTTGGACAGAGTGGGTTCCAGAGGACGTAGCTAAAAAAGTTAAAGACTCACTATAAGAGGAAGTTCTTAGATGAAGAGGCGATACGAAGTGCCTCCACCTTTTGAACACGTCCTATAAGAATAAAAGTAGTTGGCCCACTTCTACTGGTCAACTACTTTTTTCAATTCCATAGAAAGATTACTTAAAAAAGAGAGGTGAATGAATTGTCTGAGGACAGACAATTCTCCTATGAATAGTTCATTTCCGGATATAAGGTTTAACATTGGGAAGTATGTAGAT is a window encoding:
- a CDS encoding ABC transporter substrate-binding protein, translating into MKKQVVLLISALMLVVLAACGSSEDASGEGSATITFGDAGWDSIRVHNFIAGTIIKEGYGHEMEVTSGSTPATTQGLREGDIDIMMEMWTDNIIEVYNEAIEKEEIMELSVNFDDNAQGFWVPTYVIEGDEERGIEPMAPDLKTVKDLGKYPELFEDPEDPGKGRVIGAPSGWAVDEILATKMKTYGIDDKINYFRPGSDAAIVTSLSDAYESGEPWVGYYWSPTWVTGMYDLTLLDEPDYDKETFEENRGTEIPPNRVTVAVNSGMKDKAPKVLEFLRNYETSSELTAEALTYMKENDASEEEAAKWWLKQHEDLWTEWVPEDVAKKVKDSL